A DNA window from Streptomyces parvus contains the following coding sequences:
- a CDS encoding PQQ-dependent sugar dehydrogenase, which yields MSPAPPRWSGYATALAALLAATLAVPAAGPALAADPEARASQSAAGPSAADIPAADYQQVQLALGAAELGEAMSIAVLPDRSVLHTARDGTVRLTDAAGSTRTAGRLDVYTHDEEGLQDIAVDPGFSTNRYVYLYYSPLLNTPPGDAPTSGSAADFEAWKGHLNLSRFVLKADGTLDPGSEKVVLEVESDRGQCCHVGGDIDFDAAGNLYLTTGDDTNPFESSGYAPIDERTDRNPQFDAQRSSGNTDDLRGKLLRIKPTADGGYTVPAGNLFAPGTADTRPEIYAMGFRNPFRMSVDKKSGAVYIGDYGPDAGTTDPDRGPSGQVEFNRVTRPGNFGWPYCTGTNTPPETYGEYTFPSGPSGAKYDCAAGPANNSFRNTGLATLPPAQPAWIRYAGDAGSPPEFGGGSESPMAGPVYDFDADLDSAVKFPASLDGRFFATEYGRKWIKPVEITADGSPGGIDTFPWTGTQVMDSAFGPDGALYVLDYGTGAGNQALYRVEYLAGSNRSPVAEAAADRTSGPTPLAVSFSSAGSADPEGGNLTYAWDFGDGATSTEPNPSHAYTTAGTFHPTLTVTDPEGLTGTASLVVTAGNTAPTVTLTTPADGTLFSFGDSVPFTVDVSDPEDGTVDCSKVKVTYLLGHDSHRHQITSKNGCSGTIDVPVDGEHDSAANIYGVFDAEYTDAGGLTAHSDSVLQPRHRQGEHFAARNGIEVAPHGPAGGGATVGYTDNGDWVSFKPYVLSNATSVTVRVASGGAGGTLEVRAGSPTGALLSSLPVAPTGGWENFVDLTADVNNAPAGPAELFFVFTGPTGRGSLFDLDAFTFTTQGAQVNDR from the coding sequence ATGTCACCCGCACCCCCACGGTGGTCCGGATACGCCACCGCCCTCGCCGCACTCCTCGCGGCCACGCTCGCCGTCCCCGCCGCGGGCCCCGCGCTCGCCGCCGACCCCGAGGCGCGCGCCTCACAGTCCGCGGCCGGACCCTCCGCGGCCGACATCCCCGCCGCCGACTACCAACAGGTCCAACTCGCCCTCGGCGCAGCCGAGCTGGGCGAGGCCATGTCGATCGCCGTGCTGCCCGACCGGTCCGTGCTGCACACCGCCCGCGACGGCACGGTCCGGCTGACCGACGCCGCCGGGTCGACAAGGACGGCGGGCAGGCTCGACGTCTACACCCACGACGAAGAGGGCCTCCAGGACATCGCCGTCGACCCGGGGTTCTCGACGAACCGCTATGTCTACCTCTACTACTCCCCGCTCCTGAACACCCCGCCCGGCGACGCCCCCACCTCCGGTTCGGCCGCCGACTTCGAGGCATGGAAGGGCCACCTCAACCTCTCCCGCTTCGTCCTCAAGGCCGACGGCACGCTCGATCCCGGCAGCGAGAAGGTGGTCCTGGAAGTCGAGAGCGACCGGGGCCAGTGCTGCCACGTCGGCGGTGACATCGACTTCGACGCCGCCGGGAATCTCTATCTGACCACGGGGGACGACACCAACCCCTTCGAGTCGAGCGGCTACGCCCCGATCGACGAACGCACCGACCGCAACCCGCAGTTCGACGCCCAGCGCTCCTCCGGCAACACCGACGACCTGCGCGGCAAGCTGCTGCGGATCAAGCCCACGGCCGATGGCGGCTACACGGTCCCGGCGGGCAACCTCTTCGCTCCCGGCACCGCGGACACCCGCCCGGAGATCTACGCGATGGGCTTCCGCAACCCGTTCCGGATGTCCGTCGACAAGAAGTCCGGAGCCGTCTACATCGGCGACTACGGCCCCGACGCCGGCACCACCGACCCGGACCGGGGCCCCAGCGGTCAGGTCGAGTTCAACCGCGTCACCCGGCCCGGCAACTTCGGCTGGCCGTACTGCACGGGCACCAACACGCCCCCGGAGACGTACGGCGAGTACACCTTCCCCAGCGGCCCGTCCGGCGCGAAGTACGACTGCGCCGCGGGCCCGGCCAACAACTCCTTCCGCAACACCGGCCTCGCCACCCTGCCGCCCGCCCAGCCCGCCTGGATCCGGTACGCCGGTGACGCGGGCTCCCCGCCGGAGTTCGGCGGCGGCTCCGAGTCCCCGATGGCCGGCCCCGTATACGACTTCGACGCGGACCTCGACTCCGCCGTGAAGTTCCCCGCCTCCCTCGACGGCCGCTTCTTCGCCACCGAGTACGGCCGCAAGTGGATCAAGCCGGTCGAGATCACGGCCGACGGATCACCGGGCGGCATCGACACCTTCCCGTGGACCGGCACCCAGGTGATGGACTCCGCGTTCGGACCCGACGGCGCGCTCTACGTCCTCGACTACGGCACGGGCGCGGGCAACCAGGCCCTGTACCGCGTGGAGTACCTCGCGGGCAGCAACCGGTCCCCGGTCGCCGAGGCCGCCGCCGACAGGACGTCCGGGCCCACCCCGCTCGCGGTCTCCTTCTCCTCGGCGGGCAGCGCGGACCCCGAAGGCGGAAACCTGACCTACGCCTGGGACTTCGGCGACGGAGCCACCTCCACCGAACCGAACCCCAGCCACGCCTACACCACCGCCGGAACCTTCCACCCGACGCTGACCGTCACCGACCCCGAAGGCCTCACCGGCACCGCCAGTCTGGTCGTGACGGCGGGCAACACCGCGCCCACCGTCACCCTCACCACCCCGGCAGACGGCACGCTCTTCTCCTTCGGCGACTCCGTCCCCTTCACGGTCGACGTCAGCGACCCCGAGGACGGCACGGTCGACTGCTCCAAGGTCAAGGTCACCTACCTCCTCGGCCACGACAGCCACCGCCACCAGATCACCTCGAAGAACGGCTGCTCCGGCACCATCGACGTGCCCGTCGACGGGGAGCACGACAGCGCCGCCAACATCTACGGGGTCTTCGACGCCGAGTACACCGACGCGGGCGGACTCACCGCGCACAGCGACTCCGTCCTCCAGCCCCGCCACCGCCAGGGCGAGCACTTCGCGGCCCGGAACGGCATCGAGGTCGCCCCGCACGGCCCGGCCGGGGGCGGTGCGACCGTCGGCTACACGGACAACGGCGACTGGGTCTCGTTCAAGCCGTACGTGCTCTCGAACGCCACCTCCGTCACGGTGCGGGTCGCCTCGGGCGGCGCGGGCGGCACTCTGGAGGTACGGGCCGGCTCCCCGACGGGCGCGTTGCTCTCCTCCCTGCCCGTCGCCCCGACCGGCGGCTGGGAGAACTTCGTGGACCTCACGGCCGACGTGAACAACGCCCCTGCCGGACCGGCCGAGTTGTTCTTCGTCTTCACGGGACCCACGGGCCGGGGCAGCCTCTTCGACCTGGACGCCTTCACCTTCACCACCCAGGGAGCGCAGGTGAACGACCGATGA
- a CDS encoding MFS transporter, giving the protein MDTSVKQSPEPPAPAAAAPSPAAYRNLVLATAGFALTFWAWNLIAPMSGDYKDRLGLSSFQQSFLVAVPVLVGSLGRIPVGALTDKYGAKLMFPLVSALTIVPVLLLIPAKNSYAAMIAVGFLLGLGGTTFAIGVPLVNAWFPPRKRGFALGVFGMGMGGVALSGYFTPRIAEHGDDLPFLVVAGALVVFALLAAVLISDHSDRRIPTDTLAHRLAEAGKLRVTWELSALYAIGFGGIVAFGVYLPTYLKTWYEMSPTEAGTKAAGFALVTVVFRPVGGWLSDRVHPAVVTSSALLLAALMAIVQAFEPPLDPVGTIALLAMAAGLGTASGSVFALVSQVTPQPKVGSVTGIVGAMGGLGGFVPPLVMGAIYSAKDSYAIGFMLLSDLALAGCVYAYGRMRTVQRDE; this is encoded by the coding sequence GTGGACACCTCCGTCAAGCAGTCCCCCGAGCCGCCCGCACCGGCGGCAGCGGCGCCGTCCCCGGCCGCGTACCGCAATCTCGTCCTGGCGACGGCCGGCTTCGCGCTGACCTTCTGGGCGTGGAATCTGATCGCGCCGATGTCCGGGGACTACAAGGACCGGCTGGGCCTCAGCTCGTTCCAGCAGTCGTTCCTGGTGGCGGTGCCGGTGCTGGTCGGGTCGCTCGGCCGGATCCCGGTGGGGGCGCTGACGGACAAGTACGGCGCGAAGCTGATGTTCCCGCTGGTCTCCGCTCTGACGATCGTGCCGGTGCTGCTGCTGATCCCGGCGAAGAACTCGTACGCGGCGATGATCGCGGTCGGCTTCCTGCTGGGGCTCGGCGGGACGACGTTCGCGATCGGCGTTCCGCTGGTCAACGCGTGGTTCCCGCCGCGCAAACGGGGCTTCGCGCTGGGCGTGTTCGGCATGGGCATGGGCGGGGTGGCGCTGTCGGGGTACTTCACCCCCCGGATCGCCGAGCACGGTGACGATCTGCCGTTCCTCGTGGTCGCGGGGGCGCTGGTGGTGTTCGCGCTGCTCGCCGCCGTCCTGATCAGCGACCACTCCGACCGCAGGATCCCCACGGACACCCTGGCGCACCGGCTCGCCGAGGCCGGGAAGCTGCGGGTGACCTGGGAGCTGTCGGCGCTGTACGCGATCGGCTTCGGCGGCATCGTGGCGTTCGGGGTCTATCTGCCGACGTATCTGAAGACCTGGTACGAGATGTCGCCGACCGAGGCGGGCACCAAGGCGGCCGGGTTCGCCCTGGTCACGGTGGTCTTCCGGCCGGTCGGTGGCTGGCTCTCGGACCGGGTCCACCCGGCGGTGGTGACCTCGTCGGCGCTGCTGCTGGCCGCGCTGATGGCGATCGTGCAGGCCTTCGAGCCGCCGCTGGACCCGGTCGGTACGATCGCGCTGCTGGCCATGGCGGCCGGGCTCGGCACCGCGAGCGGCAGTGTGTTCGCCCTGGTCTCGCAGGTGACGCCACAGCCGAAGGTGGGCAGTGTGACGGGCATCGTCGGGGCGATGGGCGGGCTCGGCGGGTTCGTGCCGCCGCTGGTGATGGGCGCGATCTACAGCGCCAAGGACAGCTACGCGATCGGTTTCATGCTGCTGTCCGATCTGGCGCTGGCGGGGTGTGTGTACGCGTACGGGCGGATGCGGACCGTCCAGCGCGACGAGTGA
- a CDS encoding ThuA domain-containing protein, which yields MRRSRTRRLACAVALALGAAFLSPGVQNAAAAGPYQVLVFSKTAGFRHDSIPAGIFAFQQLGAENDFTVTATEDATAFTPANLAGYEAVVFLSTTGDVLNDTQQSALKGYVDGGGGFVGVHAAADTEYDWPEYEDLVGAWFRSHPAIQEARLTTEDHLHPATAHLDDTWTRTDEWYNYRSNPRDSVHVLQSLDESSYSGGEMGGDHPVTWCHEQQEGRSFYTGLGHTTESFADPAFRRLLLGGVQYAAGAVEADCSSGDPGPDPGGDSAEAEAYTSSSGVRSAAHGPAGAGATLGYIDDGDWAGYSSLDTAGATGFTATVSSAGAGGTIEIRSGSATGPLLGSVDVAPTGGWETFTEVTTALTATGTGPLFLRFTGGAGALFDVDRFTLTRAPATEGEGSSNVHLFYYPWYGTPDGPAGSWRHWQQGGHTPPDSIGADLYPKLGPYDSGDIAGAVDQHMEWVKRSGAGVIVYSWWGQGGYEDDLAGEVMDAAARQGIEVAWHIEPYGGRTAASVVDDIAYLEEKFGDHPAFYRDAAHGDRSAYYIFESLKIQDWSALEAVKDTAIVLAQTTDTSKADHFGGIYTYDGIAGATAPGWKNAGDYAKANGLVWAPSVAPGYIDDRAVPGNTTPTLGRDDGASYDLEWNNALDPAVGGDPAWVSVTSFNEWHEGSAIEPASSSPPPGHGYGTFEGAYGKSGEAAETAYLDRTAYWADRFEQKLRQQRG from the coding sequence ATGAGACGATCCCGTACCCGCCGACTCGCCTGCGCCGTCGCCCTCGCCCTCGGGGCCGCCTTCCTGAGCCCCGGCGTCCAGAACGCGGCAGCCGCCGGCCCTTACCAGGTCCTGGTCTTCTCCAAGACCGCCGGGTTCCGCCACGACTCCATCCCGGCGGGCATCTTTGCCTTCCAACAGCTGGGAGCGGAGAACGACTTCACCGTCACCGCCACCGAGGACGCGACCGCCTTCACCCCGGCGAACCTCGCCGGGTACGAGGCCGTCGTCTTCCTCTCCACCACCGGCGACGTCCTGAACGACACCCAGCAGAGCGCCCTGAAGGGGTACGTCGACGGGGGCGGCGGCTTCGTCGGCGTACACGCGGCGGCCGACACCGAGTACGACTGGCCGGAGTACGAGGACCTGGTCGGGGCGTGGTTCCGGAGCCACCCGGCGATCCAGGAGGCCCGCCTCACGACCGAGGACCATCTCCACCCGGCGACCGCGCACCTGGACGACACCTGGACGCGGACCGACGAGTGGTACAACTACCGCTCCAATCCCCGCGACAGCGTCCACGTCCTCCAGTCCCTGGACGAATCCAGCTACAGCGGCGGCGAGATGGGCGGCGACCACCCCGTCACCTGGTGCCACGAACAGCAGGAGGGCCGCTCCTTCTACACCGGGCTCGGCCACACCACCGAGTCCTTCGCCGACCCCGCCTTCCGCCGACTCCTCCTCGGGGGCGTCCAGTACGCGGCCGGAGCCGTCGAGGCGGACTGCTCCTCCGGCGACCCGGGCCCGGACCCGGGCGGTGACAGCGCGGAGGCGGAGGCGTACACCTCCTCCTCCGGCGTCCGGAGCGCCGCCCACGGACCGGCCGGCGCAGGAGCCACCCTCGGCTACATCGACGACGGCGACTGGGCGGGCTACTCCTCCCTCGACACCGCCGGGGCCACCGGCTTCACCGCCACCGTCTCCTCGGCCGGTGCGGGCGGCACGATCGAGATCCGCTCCGGCTCCGCCACCGGACCGCTCCTCGGCTCCGTGGACGTCGCCCCGACCGGCGGCTGGGAGACCTTCACCGAGGTCACCACCGCCCTGACCGCCACCGGGACGGGTCCGCTGTTCCTGCGGTTCACCGGGGGAGCGGGCGCCCTCTTCGACGTGGACCGCTTCACCCTCACCCGCGCCCCGGCCACCGAGGGCGAGGGCTCGTCCAACGTGCACCTCTTCTACTACCCCTGGTACGGCACGCCCGACGGCCCGGCGGGCAGCTGGCGGCACTGGCAGCAGGGCGGCCACACCCCGCCGGACTCCATCGGCGCCGACCTCTACCCGAAGCTCGGCCCGTACGACTCCGGGGACATCGCCGGAGCCGTCGACCAGCACATGGAGTGGGTGAAACGGTCCGGCGCGGGCGTCATCGTCTACAGCTGGTGGGGACAAGGGGGGTACGAGGACGACCTCGCCGGTGAGGTGATGGACGCCGCCGCCCGCCAGGGCATCGAGGTCGCCTGGCACATCGAACCGTACGGCGGCCGCACCGCCGCATCCGTCGTCGACGACATCGCCTATCTGGAGGAGAAGTTCGGCGACCACCCCGCGTTCTACCGGGACGCGGCGCACGGCGACCGCAGCGCGTACTACATCTTCGAGAGCCTGAAGATCCAGGACTGGTCGGCGCTGGAGGCGGTCAAAGACACCGCCATCGTCCTCGCCCAGACCACCGACACCAGCAAGGCCGACCACTTCGGCGGGATCTACACCTACGACGGCATCGCCGGCGCCACCGCCCCCGGCTGGAAGAACGCGGGCGACTACGCCAAGGCCAACGGCCTCGTCTGGGCCCCCTCGGTCGCCCCCGGCTACATCGACGACCGGGCCGTCCCCGGCAACACCACCCCGACCCTCGGCCGCGACGACGGCGCCTCCTACGACCTGGAGTGGAACAACGCCCTCGACCCGGCCGTCGGCGGCGACCCCGCCTGGGTCTCGGTCACCTCGTTCAACGAGTGGCACGAGGGCAGCGCCATCGAACCGGCCTCCTCCAGCCCGCCCCCGGGCCACGGTTACGGGACCTTCGAGGGCGCCTACGGAAAGTCCGGGGAAGCCGCCGAGACGGCCTACCTCGACCGGACCGCGTACTGGGCCGACCGGTTCGAACAGAAGCTGAGGCAGCAGCGCGGGTAG